The Cronobacter sakazakii genome has a window encoding:
- the kdsD gene encoding arabinose-5-phosphate isomerase KdsD, which yields MSQLDLPPGFDFEQAGKEVLTIERAGLEQLDQYINADFARACESMFYCRGKVVVMGMGKSGHIGKKMAATLASTGTPSFFVHPAEASHGDLGMVSAQDIVIAISNSGESNEILALIPVLKRLQVQLICMTGRPESAMAKAADIHLCVKVPHEACPLGLAPTSSTTATLVMGDALAVALLKARGFTAEDFALSHPGGALGRKLLLRVNDIMHTGDEIPHVSKEASLRDALLEITRKNLGMTVVCDDLMKIEGVFTDGDLRRVFDMGGDLHQMKIVDVMTPGGIRVRPGTLAVDALNLMQSRHITSVMVADGDQLRGVIHMHDLLRAGVV from the coding sequence ATGTCGCAACTAGATTTACCGCCAGGGTTTGACTTTGAACAGGCCGGGAAAGAGGTCCTGACTATTGAGCGCGCAGGCCTAGAACAGCTGGATCAATATATTAACGCCGATTTTGCCCGCGCCTGCGAAAGCATGTTCTACTGCCGCGGCAAAGTGGTCGTGATGGGCATGGGCAAGTCAGGACACATCGGTAAAAAAATGGCGGCCACGCTCGCCAGCACCGGCACACCGTCATTCTTTGTGCATCCGGCCGAGGCGAGCCACGGTGATTTAGGCATGGTGAGCGCGCAGGATATCGTGATAGCGATTTCCAATTCCGGTGAGTCCAACGAAATTCTGGCGCTGATCCCGGTGCTCAAACGTCTGCAGGTACAGCTTATCTGTATGACAGGCCGTCCGGAGAGCGCCATGGCGAAAGCCGCGGACATTCACCTGTGCGTGAAAGTCCCGCACGAAGCCTGCCCGCTCGGTCTCGCGCCGACGTCCAGCACCACCGCGACGCTGGTAATGGGCGACGCGCTCGCCGTCGCGCTGCTGAAAGCGCGCGGCTTTACCGCTGAAGATTTCGCGCTTTCGCACCCAGGCGGCGCGCTCGGGCGCAAGCTGCTGCTGCGCGTTAACGATATCATGCACACGGGCGATGAAATTCCGCACGTCAGCAAAGAGGCCTCTTTGCGCGACGCGCTTTTGGAAATCACCCGCAAGAATCTTGGCATGACCGTCGTGTGCGATGACCTGATGAAAATCGAAGGCGTCTTTACTGATGGCGACTTGCGCCGCGTCTTTGATATGGGCGGCGATCTGCACCAGATGAAAATTGTTGATGTGATGACGCCCGGCGGTATTCGGGTGCGTCCGGGCACGCTCGCGGTCGATGCGCTGAACCTCATGCAGTCGCGTCATATTACTTCCGTCATGGTGGCTGATGGCGACCAGTTGCGCGGTGTGATACATATGCATGATTTGCTGCGCGCAGGCGTGGTGTAA
- the ibaG gene encoding BolA family iron metabolism protein IbaG: MENHEIQTVLMNALPLQEVHVSSGDGSHFQVIAVGELFGEMSRVKKQQAVYGPLMEFIADNRIHAVSIKTFTPQEWERERKLNGF; encoded by the coding sequence ATGGAAAATCATGAAATTCAGACGGTGCTGATGAACGCACTGCCTCTCCAGGAAGTCCACGTCTCCTCCGGCGATGGCAGCCACTTTCAGGTCATTGCTGTGGGTGAGCTGTTTGGCGAGATGAGCCGCGTGAAGAAACAGCAGGCGGTCTATGGCCCGCTGATGGAGTTCATCGCCGATAACCGCATTCATGCGGTCTCCATCAAGACGTTTACGCCCCAGGAATGGGAGCGCGAGCGCAAACTCAACGGTTTTTGA
- the kdsC gene encoding 3-deoxy-manno-octulosonate-8-phosphatase KdsC: protein MSNPDGALSTCYGPVSAQVIERAAQIRLLILDVDGVMSDGLIYMGNSGEELKAFNVRDGYGIRCALTSGIEVAIITGRKAKLLEDRCETLGITHLYQGQSDKLIAYRQLLEKLALSPENVAYVGDDLIDWPVMAQVGLSVSVADAHPLLTPKADYVTRIAGGRGAVREVCDLLLLAQGKLDEAIGQSI from the coding sequence ATGAGTAACCCTGATGGCGCCCTCTCTACCTGCTACGGGCCGGTGAGCGCGCAGGTCATTGAGCGGGCGGCGCAAATCCGCCTGCTGATTCTGGATGTCGACGGCGTAATGTCTGACGGCCTGATTTACATGGGCAACAGCGGCGAAGAGCTGAAAGCCTTCAACGTGCGCGACGGCTACGGCATTCGCTGCGCGCTGACGTCCGGCATTGAGGTCGCGATTATCACCGGTCGTAAAGCGAAGCTGCTGGAAGACCGCTGCGAGACGCTCGGCATTACGCATCTTTACCAGGGGCAGTCCGATAAGCTCATCGCTTACCGTCAACTGCTCGAAAAACTGGCGCTTTCTCCAGAAAATGTCGCCTATGTAGGCGATGATTTAATTGACTGGCCGGTTATGGCACAGGTCGGGCTGAGCGTCTCGGTAGCGGATGCGCATCCGCTGCTCACGCCGAAAGCCGATTACGTCACGCGTATTGCTGGCGGGCGCGGCGCGGTGCGCGAAGTGTGTGACCTTCTGCTGCTGGCGCAGGGCAAACTAGATGAGGCCATAGGGCAATCCATATGA
- the mlaD gene encoding outer membrane lipid asymmetry maintenance protein MlaD, translating into MQTKKFEIWVGAFMLVALLAALFICLKVADVTSLRAEPTYRLYATFDNIGGLKPHSPVRIGGVVIGRVSDITLDPKTYLPRVAMDIEQRYDHIPDTSSLAIRTSGLLGEQYLALNVGFEDPELGTTILKDGGTIQDTKSAMVLEDLIGQFLYKSNSGDNQKEGGEQGSAAQPDNVTPPAGATN; encoded by the coding sequence ATGCAAACGAAGAAATTTGAGATTTGGGTTGGCGCTTTCATGCTGGTGGCGCTGTTGGCCGCGCTGTTCATTTGTCTGAAAGTGGCGGATGTCACTTCGCTGCGGGCTGAACCGACATACCGGCTTTACGCCACCTTTGATAATATCGGCGGCCTGAAACCGCACTCGCCGGTGCGCATTGGCGGCGTGGTGATTGGCCGCGTTTCTGACATTACGCTGGATCCGAAAACCTACCTGCCGCGCGTCGCGATGGATATCGAACAGCGCTACGATCATATTCCCGATACCAGCTCGCTGGCGATTCGGACTTCCGGCCTGCTGGGGGAGCAATATCTGGCGCTGAACGTTGGTTTTGAAGATCCTGAGCTGGGAACCACTATCCTTAAAGATGGAGGCACCATTCAGGACACGAAATCTGCCATGGTGCTTGAAGATCTGATTGGCCAGTTCCTCTATAAGAGCAACAGCGGCGACAACCAGAAAGAGGGCGGCGAGCAGGGCTCTGCTGCCCAACCGGATAACGTGACGCCGCCTGCCGGCGCGACGAACTAA
- the lptC gene encoding LPS export ABC transporter periplasmic protein LptC, which produces MSKTRRWVIILLALAALVLIGINLADQDESGPTTVNSNEPTYQSEQSNTLVYSPEGALNYRLVAQHVEYFSEDGVSWFTQPVMTTFDTNKVPTWSVKADRAKLTNDRMLYLTGHVEVNALTPDSQLRKITTDKAEINLVTQDVTSDTLVTLYGTSFNSSGLKMRGNLRSKNAELIEKVRTSYEIQNKQTQP; this is translated from the coding sequence ATGAGTAAGACCAGACGCTGGGTCATTATCCTGCTGGCGCTGGCCGCGCTGGTGCTGATTGGCATTAATCTGGCCGATCAGGATGAAAGCGGCCCGACGACGGTAAACAGCAACGAACCAACATACCAGAGCGAACAGTCGAATACGCTGGTCTATAGCCCGGAAGGCGCGCTCAACTACCGCCTGGTCGCACAGCATGTCGAATATTTTTCTGAAGACGGCGTCTCCTGGTTTACGCAGCCGGTGATGACGACCTTCGATACCAATAAAGTGCCGACCTGGTCGGTCAAGGCGGATCGTGCCAAACTGACCAATGACAGGATGCTCTATCTGACCGGTCATGTGGAAGTGAACGCGCTGACGCCCGATTCACAGTTACGCAAAATTACGACCGACAAGGCGGAGATCAACCTGGTCACCCAGGACGTTACCTCTGATACGCTTGTTACTCTTTACGGCACCAGCTTTAATTCCAGCGGCCTGAAAATGCGCGGGAACCTTCGCAGCAAAAATGCCGAGCTGATTGAAAAGGTTAGAACCTCCTATGAAATCCAGAATAAACAAACTCAGCCTTAA
- the mlaF gene encoding phospholipid ABC transporter ATP-binding protein MlaF: MSQIGETLIDVRGVSFTRGNRSIFDNISLTVPRGKVTAIMGPSGIGKTTLLRLIGGQIAPDRGEILFDGENIPAMSRSRLYEVRKRMSMLFQSGALFTDLNVFENVAYPLREHTRLPEPLLRSTVMMKLEAVGLRGAAKLMPSELSGGMARRAALARAIALEPDLIMFDEPFVGQDPITMGVLVKLISELNSALGVTCVVVSHDVPEVLSIADYAYIVADKRIVAQGSAQALQENTDPRVRQFLDGIADGPVPFRYPAGDYHHDLISPTGS; this comes from the coding sequence ATGAGCCAGATCGGTGAGACATTGATTGACGTGCGTGGCGTGAGCTTTACGCGCGGCAACCGATCTATTTTTGACAATATCTCGCTTACCGTCCCGCGCGGTAAGGTAACGGCCATTATGGGGCCGTCAGGGATCGGTAAAACCACGCTGCTGCGCCTGATTGGCGGGCAGATTGCGCCTGATCGCGGGGAAATTCTGTTCGACGGCGAAAATATTCCCGCCATGTCCCGCTCGCGGCTTTATGAAGTGCGCAAGCGCATGAGCATGCTGTTTCAGTCCGGTGCGCTGTTTACCGATCTGAATGTGTTTGAAAACGTCGCCTATCCGCTGCGCGAACATACTCGTCTGCCGGAACCGCTGTTGCGCAGCACCGTCATGATGAAGCTTGAAGCCGTGGGGTTAAGAGGGGCCGCGAAACTGATGCCTTCCGAACTCTCTGGCGGTATGGCACGCCGGGCGGCGCTGGCGCGCGCGATTGCGCTGGAGCCGGATCTTATTATGTTCGACGAGCCGTTCGTCGGTCAGGATCCTATCACCATGGGCGTGCTGGTAAAGCTGATTTCCGAGCTAAACAGCGCGCTCGGCGTCACCTGCGTGGTGGTGTCGCATGATGTGCCGGAAGTCTTAAGCATCGCGGATTACGCGTATATCGTCGCCGACAAACGGATTGTCGCGCAGGGCAGCGCGCAGGCGCTGCAAGAGAATACCGATCCGCGTGTGCGCCAGTTCCTTGATGGTATCGCCGACGGGCCGGTGCCTTTCCGCTATCCCGCCGGGGATTATCACCACGATCTGATTTCGCCAACAGGGAGTTAG
- the mlaB gene encoding lipid asymmetry maintenance protein MlaB: MSAELHWERQEAQLRLNGTLDRETLTPLWEQRQSITDGLQRIDLSGLERVDTAGLALLVHLVALTQAGGRGVTLEGMSENLTTLAKLYNLPENLLPITTG; the protein is encoded by the coding sequence ATGTCCGCGGAACTGCACTGGGAGCGCCAGGAAGCGCAGTTGCGCTTAAACGGCACGCTGGATCGCGAAACGCTGACGCCGCTGTGGGAACAACGGCAGTCCATCACGGACGGATTGCAGCGAATCGATCTCAGCGGTCTTGAGCGTGTCGACACCGCCGGGCTGGCGCTGCTGGTGCATCTGGTCGCGCTGACGCAGGCGGGTGGACGCGGCGTGACGCTTGAAGGAATGAGCGAGAATCTGACCACGCTTGCAAAACTTTATAACCTGCCTGAAAACCTTCTGCCGATCACGACAGGCTAA
- the mlaC gene encoding phospholipid-binding protein MlaC produces MFKRLLMVAMLVIAPLATATAADQSNPYKLMNEAAKKTFDRLKNEQPQIRQNPNHLRDIVDQELLPYVQVKYAGALVLGRYYKEATPAQREAYFAAFREYLKQAYGQALAMYHGQTYQIAPEQPLGDANIIPIRVTIVDPNGRPPVRLDFQWRKNSQTGNWQAYDMIAEGVSMITTKQNEWSDLLRQKGIDGLTEQLKSIARQPITLDQKQ; encoded by the coding sequence ATGTTTAAACGTCTTTTAATGGTCGCCATGCTGGTGATTGCGCCGCTTGCTACGGCTACCGCGGCGGATCAATCCAACCCGTATAAGCTGATGAACGAGGCGGCAAAGAAAACGTTTGATCGCCTGAAAAACGAACAGCCGCAAATCCGTCAGAACCCGAACCACCTGCGCGATATCGTCGATCAGGAACTGCTGCCGTATGTTCAGGTGAAATACGCGGGCGCGCTGGTGCTGGGCCGCTATTACAAAGAAGCGACGCCTGCGCAGCGTGAAGCCTATTTCGCCGCGTTTCGCGAATACCTGAAACAGGCATACGGTCAGGCGCTGGCGATGTATCACGGCCAGACTTATCAGATTGCGCCGGAGCAGCCGCTGGGCGACGCCAATATCATTCCGATTCGCGTTACCATCGTCGACCCGAATGGCCGTCCGCCGGTACGTCTGGATTTCCAGTGGCGTAAAAACAGCCAGACCGGTAACTGGCAGGCGTATGACATGATCGCGGAAGGCGTGAGCATGATTACGACCAAACAGAACGAGTGGAGCGATCTGCTGCGCCAGAAAGGCATCGACGGCCTGACCGAACAGCTGAAATCTATTGCTCGTCAGCCGATTACGCTGGATCAGAAACAGTAA
- the lptA gene encoding lipopolysaccharide ABC transporter substrate-binding protein LptA, whose protein sequence is MKSRINKLSLNLVLTSTLLAAGFPAFALTGDTEQPIHIESDQQSLDMQGNVVTFTGNVVVTQGSIKINADKVVVTRPGGEKGKEVIDGYGNPATFYQMQDNGKPVKGHAAKMHYELQNDFVVLTGNAYLEQLDSNIKGDKITYLVKEQKMQAFSEKGKRVTTVLVPSQLQNKDGTSQAPAQNKSN, encoded by the coding sequence ATGAAATCCAGAATAAACAAACTCAGCCTTAATCTCGTACTCACCAGTACGCTGCTGGCGGCAGGCTTCCCGGCGTTCGCGCTGACGGGCGATACCGAACAGCCTATTCACATTGAATCTGACCAGCAGTCTCTGGACATGCAGGGTAACGTGGTCACGTTTACCGGCAACGTCGTGGTGACGCAGGGTTCGATCAAAATCAACGCCGATAAAGTTGTCGTGACGCGTCCTGGCGGCGAGAAAGGTAAAGAAGTGATTGACGGCTATGGCAATCCGGCCACGTTCTATCAGATGCAGGACAACGGCAAGCCGGTGAAAGGCCACGCCGCCAAAATGCACTATGAGCTGCAAAACGACTTTGTGGTGCTGACCGGCAACGCCTATCTTGAGCAGCTCGACAGCAATATCAAAGGCGACAAAATCACCTATCTCGTGAAAGAGCAGAAAATGCAGGCGTTCAGCGAGAAAGGCAAACGCGTCACCACCGTACTGGTGCCGTCGCAGCTGCAAAATAAAGACGGCACCTCTCAGGCGCCAGCCCAGAACAAGAGTAACTAA
- a CDS encoding calcium/sodium antiporter yields MLLATALLIIGLLLVVYSADRLVFAASLLCRSLGVPPLLIGITVVGIGTSLPEIMVSVAAALHGETSLAVGTAIGSNITNILLIAGLTALLRPLAVHSSMLRRELSAMLLVSALAGLVLWDGMLTRAEGIWLLLIAAAYLWFIIRLARRAERQGNDSLTREQLAELPREGGRSVAFLWLAVALIIMPMATRMVVDNATVLAQGFAISELTVGLTAIAIGTSLPELATAIAGARKGEDDIAIGNIIGSNVYNLAIVPGLPALLAPGHFDPLAFTRDYGVMLLVSVIFVMLCWRPERYLGKKTGAGLLCGFIVWMVMLFWASPRLVG; encoded by the coding sequence ATGCTTTTAGCTACGGCGCTGTTGATTATTGGTTTGCTATTGGTGGTCTATAGCGCCGATCGTCTGGTTTTCGCCGCCTCGCTACTCTGCCGCAGTCTGGGCGTGCCGCCGCTCCTGATTGGCATTACCGTCGTCGGTATCGGTACCTCTCTGCCTGAAATCATGGTTTCTGTCGCCGCCGCGCTGCATGGCGAAACCAGCCTCGCCGTCGGTACGGCGATAGGGTCGAATATCACCAATATTCTGCTGATAGCCGGTTTAACGGCGCTGCTGCGTCCGCTGGCGGTGCACTCGTCCATGCTGCGTCGTGAGCTCTCCGCCATGTTGCTGGTGAGCGCCCTGGCGGGTCTGGTGCTGTGGGATGGCATGCTCACCCGTGCTGAAGGTATCTGGCTGTTACTTATCGCCGCCGCCTATTTATGGTTTATCATCCGCCTGGCTCGCCGTGCGGAGCGTCAGGGTAACGACAGCCTGACGCGCGAGCAGCTTGCCGAATTGCCGCGCGAAGGTGGACGCTCGGTCGCGTTTCTCTGGCTTGCCGTGGCGCTTATCATTATGCCGATGGCTACACGTATGGTGGTGGATAACGCGACCGTACTGGCTCAGGGTTTCGCCATCAGCGAGCTGACCGTCGGCCTGACCGCCATCGCTATCGGCACCAGCCTGCCGGAACTGGCGACCGCCATCGCGGGCGCGCGTAAAGGCGAAGACGATATCGCCATCGGCAATATTATCGGATCGAATGTTTACAATCTGGCTATCGTCCCTGGCCTGCCCGCGCTGCTCGCGCCCGGTCATTTCGATCCGCTGGCGTTTACGCGCGATTACGGCGTCATGCTGCTGGTTAGCGTGATTTTCGTGATGCTGTGCTGGCGTCCTGAGCGGTATCTCGGTAAAAAAACCGGCGCCGGATTATTATGTGGGTTTATCGTTTGGATGGTGATGCTGTTCTGGGCGTCGCCGCGTCTCGTTGGATGA
- the rplU gene encoding 50S ribosomal protein L21 → MYAVFQSGGKQHRVSEGQTVRLEKLDIATGETVEFAEVLMIANGEDVKIGVPFVDGGVIKAEVVAHGRGEKVKIVKFRRRKHYRKQQGHRQWFTDVKITGISA, encoded by the coding sequence ATGTACGCGGTTTTCCAAAGTGGTGGTAAACAACACCGAGTAAGCGAAGGTCAGACCGTTCGCCTGGAAAAGCTGGACATCGCAACTGGCGAAACTGTTGAGTTCGCTGAAGTTCTGATGATCGCAAACGGTGAAGATGTCAAAATCGGCGTTCCTTTCGTTGATGGCGGCGTAATCAAAGCTGAAGTTGTTGCTCACGGTCGTGGCGAGAAAGTTAAAATCGTTAAGTTTCGTCGTCGTAAACACTACCGTAAGCAGCAGGGCCACCGTCAGTGGTTCACTGATGTGAAAATCACTGGCATCAGCGCCTAA
- the ispB gene encoding octaprenyl diphosphate synthase encodes MNLEKINELTAQDMAGVNATILEQLNSDVQLINQLGYYIVSGGGKRIRPMIAVLAARALGYEGKAHVTIAALIEFIHTATLLHDDVVDESDMRRGKATANAAFGNAASVLVGDFIYTRAFQMMTSLGSLKVLEVMSEAVNVIAEGEVLQLMNVNDPDITEESYMRVIYSKTARLFEAAAQCSGILAGASEAQERALQDYGRYLGTAFQLIDDLLDYSADGERLGKNVGDDLNEGKPTLPLLHAMHNGTPAQAQMIREAIEQGNGRHLLDPVLETMAACGSLEWTRARAEEEADKAIAALEILSPSPWRDALIALAHMSVQRDH; translated from the coding sequence ATGAATTTAGAAAAAATTAATGAGTTAACCGCGCAAGATATGGCCGGTGTCAACGCGACCATCCTTGAACAGCTCAATTCCGACGTACAGCTTATCAATCAGCTGGGCTATTACATTGTCAGTGGCGGTGGTAAACGCATTCGCCCGATGATCGCGGTGCTCGCTGCGCGCGCGCTGGGTTATGAGGGGAAAGCGCATGTCACTATCGCTGCGCTCATTGAATTTATCCACACCGCTACGCTTTTGCATGACGATGTCGTGGATGAATCTGACATGCGTCGCGGCAAAGCGACGGCGAATGCCGCCTTCGGCAACGCCGCCAGCGTTCTGGTGGGAGATTTTATTTACACCCGCGCGTTTCAGATGATGACAAGCCTCGGGTCGCTCAAAGTGCTTGAGGTGATGTCCGAGGCGGTCAACGTGATTGCGGAAGGCGAAGTGCTTCAGCTGATGAACGTGAACGATCCCGACATCACCGAAGAAAGCTACATGCGCGTGATTTACAGCAAAACCGCGCGGCTCTTTGAGGCGGCGGCGCAATGTTCCGGCATCCTGGCGGGTGCCAGCGAAGCGCAGGAGCGCGCGTTGCAGGATTACGGTCGCTACCTCGGCACCGCGTTCCAGCTCATCGACGATCTTCTCGATTACAGTGCAGATGGCGAGCGCCTTGGTAAAAATGTCGGAGACGATCTCAACGAAGGCAAACCGACGCTTCCGCTGTTGCATGCGATGCATAACGGCACGCCTGCCCAGGCGCAGATGATCCGCGAGGCGATCGAACAAGGCAACGGGCGTCACCTGCTGGATCCGGTGCTGGAAACGATGGCAGCCTGCGGATCGCTGGAGTGGACGCGCGCGCGCGCCGAAGAAGAGGCGGATAAAGCCATCGCTGCACTTGAAATTCTCTCCCCTTCCCCGTGGCGCGATGCCCTGATTGCGCTGGCACATATGTCAGTACAGCGCGACCATTAA
- the mlaE gene encoding lipid asymmetry maintenance ABC transporter permease subunit MlaE, whose product MLLNLLASMGQRGLKFSASFGRAGLMLFNAIVGKPEFRKHGPLLVRQLYNVGVLSMIIIIVSGLFIGMVLGLQGYLVLTTYSAETSLGMLVALSLLRELGPVVAALLFAGRAGSALTAEIGLMKATEQLSSMEMMAVDPLRRVISPRFWAGVISLPLLTVIFVAVGVWGGSLVGVNWKGIDAGFFWSAMQDAVDWRMDLINCLIKSVVFAITVTWIALFNGYDAIPTSAGISRATTRTVVHASLAVLGLDFVLTALMFGN is encoded by the coding sequence ATGCTGTTAAATTTACTGGCGTCGATGGGGCAACGCGGGCTTAAATTCAGCGCCTCCTTCGGCCGCGCCGGGTTGATGCTATTCAATGCCATCGTCGGCAAGCCGGAATTTCGCAAACACGGCCCGCTGCTGGTGCGCCAGCTCTATAACGTGGGCGTCCTGTCGATGATTATCATCATCGTCTCGGGGCTGTTTATCGGTATGGTGCTGGGCCTGCAGGGGTATCTGGTGCTGACCACCTACAGTGCGGAAACGAGTCTCGGCATGCTGGTGGCGCTGTCACTGCTGCGCGAGCTGGGACCGGTTGTCGCCGCGCTACTGTTCGCAGGCCGCGCCGGTTCGGCGTTGACCGCGGAAATTGGGCTGATGAAAGCGACCGAGCAGCTTTCCAGCATGGAGATGATGGCGGTCGACCCGCTGCGCCGCGTGATTTCGCCGCGCTTCTGGGCGGGCGTTATCTCGCTGCCGCTGCTGACGGTAATTTTCGTGGCGGTGGGCGTCTGGGGCGGTTCTCTCGTCGGCGTAAACTGGAAAGGCATTGATGCCGGGTTTTTCTGGTCCGCCATGCAGGACGCCGTCGACTGGCGTATGGATCTGATTAACTGTTTGATTAAAAGCGTGGTGTTTGCCATCACGGTGACCTGGATTGCGCTCTTTAACGGTTACGACGCGATCCCGACGTCGGCCGGGATCAGCCGGGCAACTACACGTACCGTTGTGCACGCTTCACTGGCCGTGCTTGGCCTTGATTTTGTGCTTACCGCATTGATGTTTGGGAACTAA
- the murA gene encoding UDP-N-acetylglucosamine 1-carboxyvinyltransferase — MDKFRVQGPGRLSGEVTISGAKNAALPILFAALLAEEPVEIQNVPKLKDIDTTMKLLSQLGTKVERNGSVWIDASQVNIFCAPYELVKTMRASIWALGPLVARFGQGQVSLPGGCAIGARPVDLHITGLEQLGAEIKLEEGYVKASVQGRLKGAHIVMDKVSVGATVTIMSAATLAEGTTVIENAAREPEIVDTANFLNTLGAKITGQGTDKITIEGVERLGGGVYRVLPDRIETGTFLVAAAISGGKVMCRNTRPDTLDAVLAKLREAGADIETGEDWISLDMHGKRPKAVNVRTAPHPAFPTDMQAQFTLLNLVAEGTGVITETIFENRFMHVPELIRMGAHAEIESNTVICHGVEKLSGAQVMATDLRASASLVLAGCIAEGTTVVDRIYHIDRGYEGIEDKLRALGANIERIKGE, encoded by the coding sequence ATGGATAAATTCCGTGTGCAGGGGCCAGGCCGCCTTTCTGGCGAAGTGACGATCTCGGGCGCGAAAAACGCGGCCCTGCCGATCCTTTTCGCCGCCCTGCTGGCTGAAGAGCCTGTAGAAATTCAAAACGTACCGAAGCTTAAAGATATCGACACCACCATGAAGCTGCTGAGCCAGCTCGGGACCAAAGTGGAGCGTAACGGCTCCGTCTGGATCGATGCAAGCCAGGTCAATATCTTCTGCGCGCCGTATGAACTGGTGAAAACCATGCGCGCCTCCATCTGGGCGCTGGGCCCGCTGGTCGCGCGTTTCGGTCAGGGCCAGGTGTCGCTGCCGGGTGGCTGCGCTATCGGCGCGCGTCCGGTCGATTTACACATTACCGGTCTTGAGCAACTGGGTGCCGAAATTAAACTGGAAGAGGGCTACGTTAAAGCCTCTGTGCAGGGCCGCCTGAAAGGCGCGCATATCGTGATGGATAAAGTGAGCGTTGGTGCGACCGTGACTATCATGTCTGCCGCGACGCTTGCTGAAGGCACCACGGTTATTGAGAACGCCGCGCGCGAGCCGGAAATTGTCGATACCGCGAATTTCCTCAACACCCTCGGTGCGAAAATCACCGGTCAGGGCACCGATAAAATCACCATTGAAGGCGTCGAGCGTCTCGGTGGCGGCGTTTACCGCGTTCTGCCGGACCGTATCGAGACCGGGACATTCCTGGTCGCCGCTGCGATCTCCGGCGGTAAAGTGATGTGCCGCAACACGCGTCCTGACACGCTGGATGCCGTACTGGCGAAACTGCGCGAAGCGGGCGCGGATATCGAAACCGGCGAAGACTGGATTAGCCTTGATATGCACGGCAAACGCCCCAAAGCGGTGAACGTGCGTACCGCGCCGCATCCGGCTTTCCCGACCGATATGCAGGCGCAGTTCACACTGCTGAACCTGGTGGCGGAAGGCACCGGCGTTATCACTGAAACCATTTTTGAAAACCGCTTTATGCACGTGCCGGAGCTTATCCGTATGGGCGCGCATGCGGAAATCGAAAGCAATACCGTGATTTGCCACGGCGTTGAGAAACTTTCCGGCGCGCAGGTAATGGCGACTGACCTGCGCGCATCCGCAAGCCTGGTGCTGGCGGGCTGCATTGCGGAAGGCACAACGGTTGTGGATCGCATCTATCACATCGATCGCGGCTATGAAGGCATTGAAGATAAGCTGCGTGCGCTGGGCGCTAACATTGAGCGTATAAAAGGCGAATAA
- the sfsB gene encoding DNA-binding transcriptional regulator SfsB: protein MERKFIDWHPADIVAALRKKGSSLAAESRKAGLSSSTLANALTRPWPRGEKIIAEALGTEPWIIWPSRYHDPITHEFIDRSQLIRHR from the coding sequence ATGGAACGTAAGTTTATTGACTGGCATCCCGCCGATATTGTCGCCGCGTTACGCAAAAAAGGGTCATCGCTGGCGGCGGAGTCCCGTAAAGCAGGCCTGAGTTCTTCAACGCTTGCCAACGCGCTGACGCGCCCGTGGCCGAGAGGCGAAAAGATTATTGCCGAGGCGTTGGGTACAGAGCCGTGGATCATCTGGCCATCACGCTACCACGATCCGATCACGCACGAATTCATCGATCGTTCGCAACTGATTCGTCATCGCTGA